A region from the Halobacillus mangrovi genome encodes:
- a CDS encoding carbohydrate ABC transporter permease has protein sequence MENVHKQARASTVKAKKLSEKKKDMISGYLYVAPFFIVFGIIGLYPAIFSIVLAFQKWNGLGEMEFVGMNNFAIVLQDPLFWKSLYNTVLMGLMGTAPQLIVGIILAYFLNMAVIRFTNFFRVTIFMPYITSMVAVALVFGVFFSSNESALANYVIGWFGFDPVSWKTSEWGAKIAISLMVFWRWVGYNTIIYLAGLQSIPKDLYEAATIDGANKVQQFFHITIPLLKPFIVLTVFMSTVGALQLFAEPTVFLGSSAFSRDEAMTVVMYLYRDAFNLGSFGTASATAVLLLIIIVGAAALNTWLTSGAGSKKRGVKS, from the coding sequence TTGGAGAACGTACACAAGCAAGCAAGAGCATCTACGGTAAAAGCCAAAAAATTATCTGAGAAGAAGAAGGATATGATCTCAGGATATTTATATGTGGCTCCTTTCTTTATCGTTTTTGGTATCATTGGGCTTTATCCAGCCATTTTTAGTATTGTCCTTGCTTTTCAGAAGTGGAATGGTTTAGGTGAAATGGAATTTGTAGGGATGAACAACTTTGCTATCGTTCTACAGGATCCTTTGTTTTGGAAATCGTTATATAACACAGTCCTTATGGGATTAATGGGGACAGCTCCACAGTTAATTGTGGGGATTATTTTAGCCTACTTCTTAAATATGGCTGTCATACGTTTCACAAATTTTTTCAGAGTCACAATATTTATGCCTTACATTACCTCCATGGTAGCTGTTGCATTAGTTTTCGGAGTATTTTTCAGCAGCAATGAGAGTGCTCTTGCAAACTACGTGATTGGATGGTTTGGATTTGACCCTGTCAGTTGGAAGACCTCTGAATGGGGAGCAAAAATTGCGATCTCGCTCATGGTATTTTGGCGTTGGGTGGGGTATAACACCATCATCTATTTAGCTGGTCTTCAAAGTATTCCGAAAGATTTGTATGAAGCAGCAACAATTGATGGAGCGAACAAAGTCCAGCAATTCTTTCATATTACGATTCCATTATTGAAGCCATTTATTGTTCTGACCGTATTTATGTCCACAGTAGGAGCTTTACAGCTATTTGCCGAGCCAACTGTTTTCTTAGGGTCATCAGCATTCAGTCGTGATGAGGCAATGACTGTAGTCATGTACTTGTATCGAGATGCCTTTAACTTAGGTTCCTTTGGTACAGCATCAGCTACGGCAGTATTATTGTTAATCATCATTGTTGGAGCAGCTGCCCTGAACACGTGGCTGACTTCTGGAGCAGGCAGCAAGAAGAGAGGTGTCAAATCATGA
- a CDS encoding ABC transporter substrate-binding protein: MNFRKGLLAVLLLSLSAFLFACSGGEDSASGEGQKDKEITLDFWVFGATNYEALAKEYEKENPNVKINVKTSELGDHHNSLFTAISAGTGAPDLAMIEVDQLDRYREAQDRFVNLYDLGAEEVQDQYLDWKWNGAENGEGDFLFGLPTDIGPKAMYYHTDVFENASLPTDPDKVSEVISTPDEFKDAAKKVLDETGQPMVDSMEMAFRAHMDALEDSYFNRDGELLIGNGESGVKEAYDFAVDLDSEGYVGNFEMWTPEWANALNKGGFAVEMAPAWLKGYMTENAPEGKGKWRVTTLPEQFAGNWGGSYVAIPAETEHEKAAYEFSKWLLSPENQLKSFVESGLFPSAPSVYEMEEFKNNSDEYFGGQNTAKYFAEAAKQIPEVYKGPKYVTVNNEILTALRNVQEGGDPEKEWEAAVKRIEDLMKR; encoded by the coding sequence ATGAATTTTAGAAAAGGTTTGCTGGCTGTTCTTTTACTTAGTTTAAGTGCGTTTCTTTTTGCCTGTAGCGGAGGGGAAGATTCTGCATCTGGTGAAGGGCAGAAGGATAAAGAGATAACATTAGATTTTTGGGTATTTGGTGCAACCAACTATGAAGCATTAGCAAAAGAATATGAGAAAGAAAATCCAAACGTGAAAATCAATGTGAAGACGTCAGAACTTGGGGATCACCATAATAGTTTGTTCACAGCGATTTCTGCTGGAACAGGAGCTCCAGACTTAGCGATGATTGAAGTGGATCAATTAGACCGCTACCGTGAAGCGCAAGATCGATTCGTGAACTTATATGATTTAGGTGCAGAAGAAGTCCAAGATCAATACTTAGATTGGAAATGGAATGGTGCTGAGAATGGGGAAGGAGACTTCTTATTCGGTCTTCCGACAGATATCGGTCCAAAAGCCATGTATTATCACACGGATGTATTCGAAAATGCCAGCCTGCCGACAGATCCTGATAAAGTAAGTGAAGTTATTTCTACTCCTGATGAATTCAAGGATGCAGCCAAGAAAGTTCTTGATGAGACAGGCCAGCCCATGGTAGACAGTATGGAAATGGCGTTTCGTGCCCATATGGATGCACTTGAGGATAGTTATTTTAACCGGGACGGTGAACTATTAATTGGCAACGGTGAAAGCGGCGTTAAAGAAGCCTATGATTTCGCTGTTGATTTAGATTCAGAAGGTTACGTTGGTAATTTTGAAATGTGGACGCCTGAATGGGCAAACGCTTTGAATAAAGGCGGATTTGCAGTAGAAATGGCACCAGCCTGGTTGAAGGGGTACATGACTGAAAATGCTCCGGAAGGCAAAGGGAAATGGCGCGTGACCACATTACCAGAACAATTTGCAGGTAACTGGGGCGGTTCTTATGTAGCGATTCCTGCAGAAACGGAACATGAGAAAGCAGCTTATGAATTTTCGAAATGGCTTCTATCTCCAGAAAACCAACTAAAATCTTTTGTTGAAAGTGGACTATTCCCATCCGCACCATCTGTTTATGAAATGGAAGAGTTCAAGAATAATTCTGATGAGTATTTTGGTGGCCAAAATACAGCGAAATATTTTGCTGAAGCCGCTAAACAAATTCCTGAAGTTTACAAAGGACCAAAATACGTTACTGTGAACAATGAAATTTTGACAGCATTACGTAATGTGCAAGAAGGCGGAGATCCTGAGAAAGAGTGGGAGGCTGCCGTCAAGCGTATTGAAGATCTAATGAAGCGATAA
- a CDS encoding RrF2 family transcriptional regulator, producing the protein MAEKVSNTRWFGMALKALIVLASNEGLCPSGKLAEKLESKSVFLRKILTHLVKAGLIQAKEGRDGGYSLVKAPSEITLSEVYKAMKVETFPKEFLSVESKVCFDPSTRDALCELREEMETWILEGLEQKTIADLMK; encoded by the coding sequence ATGGCAGAAAAAGTGTCTAATACAAGATGGTTCGGCATGGCGCTAAAAGCATTGATTGTTTTAGCCAGTAACGAAGGCCTGTGCCCAAGTGGTAAATTAGCGGAAAAACTTGAATCCAAATCGGTATTTTTAAGAAAAATATTGACCCACCTCGTTAAGGCGGGTTTAATTCAGGCAAAAGAAGGCCGTGATGGTGGGTATTCGTTGGTTAAAGCACCGAGTGAAATCACACTTTCAGAAGTTTATAAAGCGATGAAGGTTGAGACGTTTCCGAAAGAATTCTTAAGCGTTGAAAGTAAAGTATGCTTTGACCCTTCTACTAGAGATGCCCTATGTGAATTACGTGAAGAAATGGAAACCTGGATTCTCGAAGGGTTAGAACAAAAAACCATAGCTGATCTCATGAAGTAA
- a CDS encoding nitroreductase family protein — protein sequence MTQKTMSKEEYLNKVKDLDTTSEAPKVLENTDFLTVAKERRSVRQYDQNYKIEEGEIRELLETAILAPSSSNLQPWRFLVIEDQAEKERLSPIANGQQQITEASVVIAVLGDKKAYNNADQIYSQIAEKGNMPEDIKEMYVNSILENYGNFSEEKLTRIAMIDGGLVSMQLMLAAKAKGYDTVPMGGFDESEFVKAFDVPEDYEPVMLISLGKGKKAGFEKTRLPLDDVLQWNRY from the coding sequence ATGACTCAGAAAACGATGAGTAAAGAAGAATATCTAAATAAAGTGAAGGACCTAGATACAACCAGCGAAGCACCTAAAGTGCTTGAGAACACAGATTTTCTAACTGTGGCTAAAGAGCGCCGTTCCGTACGTCAGTATGATCAGAACTATAAAATCGAAGAAGGAGAAATCCGTGAACTGTTAGAAACAGCTATTCTCGCTCCATCTTCCTCTAACTTGCAACCATGGAGGTTTCTTGTCATTGAAGATCAAGCAGAGAAAGAACGTCTCTCCCCTATTGCCAATGGGCAGCAGCAAATTACAGAAGCTTCTGTTGTTATTGCCGTTTTAGGGGATAAAAAAGCGTATAACAATGCCGATCAAATCTACAGCCAAATCGCTGAAAAAGGCAACATGCCTGAAGATATTAAAGAAATGTATGTAAATAGCATTTTGGAGAATTACGGGAACTTTTCTGAGGAGAAATTAACTCGCATTGCCATGATTGATGGCGGTCTTGTATCCATGCAGCTTATGCTCGCTGCTAAAGCGAAAGGATACGATACCGTTCCAATGGGTGGATTTGATGAATCTGAATTTGTGAAAGCCTTCGATGTTCCAGAGGACTACGAACCAGTGATGCTGATCTCTCTTGGTAAAGGGAAAAAAGCAGGGTTTGAAAAAACTCGTCTGCCGCTAGATGACGTTCTTCAGTGGAATCGCTACTAA
- a CDS encoding GyrI-like domain-containing protein, translating to MTPELIQLKTKKLIGKSMQMSLNDDHTVELWRSFMPKLKTIKDRIDDNLYNMKVFEEKLDPARFTPDTLFHKWAAVEVREFDEKQNELEPIILNGGLYAMFYHHGPASEFHKTLQSFYEEWLPASDYLIDEREHFERFTKEYDPLDPNAVEEVWIPVKKK from the coding sequence ATGACTCCAGAACTGATACAGCTGAAGACAAAGAAACTAATCGGCAAATCAATGCAAATGTCTTTAAACGATGATCATACCGTTGAGCTTTGGAGAAGCTTTATGCCTAAACTCAAAACAATCAAGGATCGAATTGACGATAATCTTTATAATATGAAAGTTTTCGAGGAGAAACTTGATCCTGCCCGTTTTACACCAGACACCCTTTTTCATAAGTGGGCAGCAGTGGAAGTACGAGAATTTGATGAAAAACAAAATGAACTCGAGCCGATCATTCTCAACGGAGGTCTTTACGCTATGTTTTACCACCATGGACCTGCGAGTGAATTCCATAAGACCTTACAATCATTTTACGAAGAATGGCTGCCAGCATCCGATTATCTTATAGACGAAAGGGAGCATTTTGAACGTTTTACAAAAGAATACGATCCTTTGGATCCTAATGCAGTAGAGGAAGTATGGATTCCGGTTAAGAAAAAATAA
- a CDS encoding DUF3953 domain-containing protein → MANIIRIIFALVTFAFATYVFITESSHLAPFMLTSLGFMLLASGSHELKKGRNANAVASFVTSAFVLTVAILTI, encoded by the coding sequence TTGGCAAATATAATCCGAATCATTTTTGCTCTTGTAACATTTGCATTCGCCACTTATGTGTTTATAACAGAGAGCAGCCATTTAGCACCATTCATGTTAACTTCTTTAGGCTTTATGTTATTAGCTTCAGGATCTCATGAGCTTAAAAAAGGCAGGAATGCGAACGCTGTTGCTTCATTTGTTACTTCTGCCTTCGTACTTACCGTTGCCATTCTAACTATTTAA
- the dacB gene encoding D-alanyl-D-alanine carboxypeptidase/D-alanyl-D-alanine endopeptidase, with protein MFSFKSKQMAVLFFVAILMLAPYQSYEDTEVNAENDALGEEINEILADEKLDGALAGVSIRSAETGEVIYEHDADLRLKPASNMKLLTGAAALETLGPAYTFTTEVLAEGDIKGNKLHGDLYLKGKGDPTLMEKDFVTMAQSLKEAGIREVKGNLVADDTWYDDIRLSEDISWNDETNYTGAQISALTASPNEDYDAGTVIVAAYPSDTAGEPAEIEVTPENDYVEIVNEAKTVDSDQSKDISIERKHGTNQIVVEGAIPVDASRSRSWVAVSEPTGLALDLFSQSLKAEGIKVKGKEIVNGKTPKSAELIVSKESIPLEELFTPFMKISNNGHAEVLIKEMGKVVHDEGSWDKGMEVVEDFLNDSGVNADTMRLRDGSGMSHVNMVPANEISNLLYQVKEKEWFPTYLKSLPVAGNSERFIGGTLRYRMGDTAAEDNVRAKTGSLTGVTSLSGYVTSADGEELIFSVLLNNYLGSVQEIEDEIAVTLAEYELNKEE; from the coding sequence ATGTTCTCGTTCAAAAGCAAGCAAATGGCTGTCCTGTTTTTTGTAGCAATTTTAATGCTCGCCCCTTATCAATCGTATGAAGACACAGAAGTGAACGCAGAGAATGATGCGCTTGGTGAAGAAATCAATGAGATTTTAGCGGATGAGAAGCTTGACGGTGCCCTGGCTGGAGTGAGTATCCGTTCAGCTGAGACCGGCGAAGTGATCTATGAACATGATGCTGATCTCCGATTAAAACCCGCCTCAAACATGAAGCTGCTGACGGGAGCTGCGGCACTTGAAACCCTTGGACCAGCATACACTTTTACGACGGAGGTACTAGCTGAAGGGGACATAAAAGGAAACAAACTTCACGGTGATTTATACTTAAAAGGAAAAGGCGATCCAACGTTGATGGAGAAGGATTTTGTCACCATGGCTCAATCCTTAAAAGAGGCAGGAATAAGAGAAGTTAAAGGCAATCTCGTTGCTGATGATACATGGTATGATGATATTCGATTATCAGAAGACATTTCATGGAACGATGAAACCAACTATACGGGGGCACAAATCTCAGCACTCACTGCTTCACCGAACGAAGATTATGATGCAGGTACTGTCATTGTTGCGGCTTACCCTTCAGATACAGCGGGAGAGCCTGCTGAAATAGAGGTAACGCCTGAAAATGATTATGTGGAAATCGTTAACGAAGCCAAAACGGTGGACTCAGATCAGTCCAAAGATATTTCTATTGAACGTAAACATGGGACAAATCAAATTGTGGTGGAAGGTGCCATTCCTGTAGATGCAAGCCGCTCAAGGTCCTGGGTGGCCGTCTCTGAACCGACTGGCCTGGCGCTAGATCTTTTCAGTCAATCATTAAAAGCAGAAGGGATCAAAGTCAAAGGGAAAGAGATTGTAAATGGAAAAACTCCTAAGTCCGCTGAATTGATTGTTTCGAAGGAGTCCATCCCTTTGGAAGAACTTTTTACCCCGTTTATGAAAATCAGTAATAACGGTCATGCTGAAGTGTTAATCAAAGAAATGGGGAAAGTGGTCCATGACGAAGGTAGCTGGGATAAAGGGATGGAGGTTGTAGAGGATTTCTTAAATGACAGCGGAGTAAATGCAGATACGATGCGTCTTCGTGACGGATCAGGTATGTCTCATGTCAATATGGTGCCTGCCAACGAGATTTCAAATCTTTTGTACCAAGTAAAAGAAAAAGAGTGGTTCCCAACTTATTTGAAGTCCCTTCCTGTAGCAGGCAATAGTGAACGTTTTATAGGTGGTACGCTTCGTTATCGTATGGGTGATACAGCAGCAGAAGATAATGTGCGTGCTAAAACGGGTTCGTTAACAGGTGTGACGTCGCTTTCTGGATATGTAACGTCTGCAGATGGTGAAGAGTTGATCTTCTCAGTCTTGTTAAACAATTATCTTGGCTCTGTGCAGGAAATTGAAGATGAAATTGCTGTAACTTTGGCTGAATATGAACTGAACAAAGAAGAGTAA
- a CDS encoding dicarboxylate/amino acid:cation symporter → MKKIWDLYKDSSFLLKMTIGFLLGIGSGMLIGPEMEVVKPLGTILINLLNLVAVPVIFLTVVLAINQMNPNHLGRLGGKLLIYYGLTTAAAVLIGVGLALWITPGAGLSLPDAQVEKPETPSFSDVLLNIVPDNLFQAFTSGELMGILFLAVIIGLTMAKMRYSGKEELQLSGERLHRLFSSANDLFFLLLQGILLYAPIGIFAIGASAFGSQGWQTFKSLLAFTGVFYLGVLLLWLLVYTSFLKYAHVNIKHFFVKTKDAYFTAFFTSSSIASLPVAIESAKKAGISERTVNFSLPIGAVFNSDGGALRMGVSIVFAANVTGLNLSVMDFITIVVIGTLLSIGTAGIPAAGLVTLAAVLTMFNLPLEIVALIAGVDVLIGMAGTASNVLGDIVGSAVVDNKETDSSSRQAPSTTV, encoded by the coding sequence ATGAAAAAAATCTGGGATTTATACAAAGATTCTTCTTTTCTATTAAAAATGACAATTGGCTTTTTACTCGGCATTGGATCAGGAATGCTCATTGGCCCTGAGATGGAAGTCGTTAAACCACTTGGCACTATTTTGATTAACTTATTAAACCTAGTAGCAGTACCTGTCATATTCCTTACAGTGGTCCTGGCTATTAATCAAATGAATCCTAACCATTTAGGAAGACTCGGTGGAAAGCTGCTTATTTACTACGGACTTACAACCGCTGCAGCTGTATTAATCGGGGTTGGTCTTGCTTTATGGATTACTCCCGGAGCAGGGCTCAGCCTACCGGATGCTCAAGTGGAAAAGCCAGAAACTCCAAGCTTTTCTGATGTCTTATTAAACATTGTTCCTGACAACTTGTTCCAAGCCTTTACTTCCGGTGAGCTGATGGGCATATTATTTCTCGCCGTCATCATCGGATTAACAATGGCCAAAATGCGCTATTCAGGTAAAGAAGAGCTTCAACTTTCAGGGGAGCGTCTGCACCGTCTGTTTTCTTCAGCGAATGACTTGTTCTTCCTCTTATTACAAGGCATTCTTTTATATGCGCCCATTGGAATCTTTGCCATAGGAGCGTCCGCCTTTGGCAGCCAGGGATGGCAAACCTTTAAATCCCTGTTAGCATTCACAGGAGTCTTTTATCTGGGTGTTCTATTGTTGTGGTTATTGGTTTATACGTCATTCCTTAAATACGCACACGTGAACATTAAACATTTTTTTGTAAAAACAAAGGACGCTTACTTTACTGCGTTCTTCACATCAAGTAGTATTGCTTCTCTGCCGGTTGCTATAGAATCGGCTAAAAAAGCAGGGATTTCTGAACGGACTGTCAACTTCTCGCTTCCTATTGGCGCTGTCTTTAACTCAGACGGAGGAGCACTACGAATGGGTGTGTCTATCGTATTCGCAGCTAATGTAACAGGATTAAATTTGTCTGTCATGGACTTTATTACGATTGTTGTAATTGGCACGCTGCTATCGATCGGGACAGCAGGAATCCCGGCGGCCGGACTTGTCACACTGGCAGCCGTCCTTACCATGTTTAATCTCCCCCTTGAAATTGTCGCTTTGATTGCGGGAGTCGACGTTCTGATTGGCATGGCCGGTACAGCCTCCAACGTACTTGGAGATATCGTAGGATCGGCTGTTGTCGACAATAAGGAAACGGATTCATCTTCAAGACAAGCCCCATCAACAACTGTATAG
- a CDS encoding DMT family transporter codes for MKYGGIIFVILAAILWGITGGIANILMDKGWDPIVISFYRGAVGLLCVFFWFLLRSKQNWPRASSVYLWSTLAGIGVAGNFTFYFLSIEASSIAIAATLMYTAPVFVLLISFLLRIERSTWTKWGSIILVLIGIILLTGAYKSGSSSVTLLGIATGLGAGLSYALFIFSFKKSSELTKPQSTLSIAFFVFCLILSLFMDSQEAVSVLTSGDIGWFILLGLVGAGISFVLYVIGIQWTAPSTASMIAMVEPVTASLFGVLLLNDRLTFIQLIGMVLILVTITILSVKQSE; via the coding sequence ATGAAATATGGCGGAATAATTTTTGTTATACTTGCGGCAATTCTCTGGGGGATTACCGGAGGGATAGCTAATATATTGATGGACAAAGGATGGGATCCTATAGTTATATCCTTTTACCGTGGAGCTGTAGGACTATTATGTGTTTTTTTCTGGTTTCTTCTTCGCTCAAAGCAAAATTGGCCAAGAGCTTCCTCTGTTTATTTATGGTCCACGCTTGCCGGAATTGGTGTTGCAGGAAACTTCACCTTTTATTTTCTAAGTATTGAAGCATCAAGCATCGCCATTGCAGCCACTTTAATGTATACCGCACCAGTGTTTGTACTGTTAATTTCTTTTTTACTAAGGATAGAACGTTCAACTTGGACAAAATGGGGATCGATTATTTTAGTGCTTATCGGAATAATTTTGCTTACAGGTGCTTATAAATCCGGATCCTCCTCTGTCACCCTGCTAGGTATTGCTACAGGACTTGGGGCAGGTCTTTCGTATGCGTTGTTTATCTTTAGTTTTAAAAAGTCTTCCGAACTCACTAAGCCGCAATCTACATTAAGCATCGCTTTTTTTGTATTTTGCTTAATCCTTTCACTGTTCATGGACTCTCAAGAAGCCGTTTCTGTTCTGACTTCCGGTGATATCGGGTGGTTTATTCTGCTAGGACTTGTTGGAGCAGGAATATCTTTTGTCCTGTATGTCATTGGAATTCAATGGACGGCTCCCTCGACGGCCTCCATGATCGCAATGGTAGAGCCAGTTACAGCTTCCTTATTTGGTGTGTTGCTGCTTAATGACCGTTTGACTTTCATCCAACTTATTGGAATGGTCCTTATATTAGTCACCATCACCATCTTAAGTGTCAAGCAGTCCGAATAG